A window of Zavarzinella sp. contains these coding sequences:
- a CDS encoding VWA-like domain-containing protein, translated as MMAAIQLIRAARMRLLLGRDGQSAFFATLAMRLHLVEDPAIGTMATDGRQLAFAPEFVLKLQPQELLGVLVHEVMHNALNHHLRRGARNPELWNIACDLAINPLILNGGLQLPASRLLPGEGSYAHLAAARCAEEYYQLLLAENGTLPGESDPGGCGKVLDAPADPGIRREMEVEQQIAVQQAQTVAMALGGLPGGLARLVQAATENSVSWQEMLQQFLSHHARNDYSWLRPNRRFLAQGLYLPGLHSEELGEVILAIDTSGSIDPSQLNRFLSEIQAILDCYECTLTILCHDARIQSVIEWRSADGPLQMEFPGGGGTSHLPVFEWIAAESQSPVCVICFTDLETRLPTTNPALPVLWVCTEQPRRLPPFGTMILMDNQS; from the coding sequence ATGATGGCAGCAATTCAACTGATCCGTGCGGCACGGATGCGACTGCTTCTGGGTCGGGATGGGCAGTCGGCATTCTTTGCGACGCTGGCGATGCGATTGCACCTGGTGGAAGACCCGGCAATTGGCACGATGGCCACCGATGGCAGGCAACTGGCCTTTGCACCCGAGTTTGTGTTGAAATTACAACCACAGGAACTGCTGGGGGTGCTGGTGCATGAGGTGATGCACAATGCTCTGAACCACCATCTTCGACGTGGAGCAAGGAATCCAGAACTCTGGAACATCGCCTGCGATCTGGCAATCAATCCGCTGATTCTGAACGGAGGTTTGCAACTGCCTGCCAGCCGATTGCTGCCTGGGGAAGGTTCGTATGCCCACCTTGCAGCTGCCCGTTGTGCCGAAGAGTACTATCAGCTACTACTGGCAGAAAACGGTACCTTACCAGGAGAATCCGATCCCGGTGGCTGCGGCAAAGTTCTCGATGCACCAGCTGATCCGGGAATTCGCCGTGAGATGGAGGTAGAACAGCAGATTGCGGTACAACAGGCCCAGACTGTAGCGATGGCGTTGGGTGGTCTGCCGGGTGGCTTGGCTCGATTGGTGCAGGCAGCCACCGAAAATTCGGTTTCCTGGCAGGAGATGTTGCAGCAGTTTCTGTCACACCATGCCCGCAACGACTATTCCTGGCTGCGGCCAAATCGCCGGTTTCTGGCTCAGGGGCTCTACCTGCCGGGCCTCCATTCGGAAGAGCTGGGTGAGGTGATCCTGGCGATCGATACGTCTGGTTCGATTGATCCCAGTCAGTTGAACCGCTTTCTCAGTGAAATTCAGGCGATTCTGGATTGTTATGAATGCACACTGACCATCCTCTGCCACGATGCCCGTATTCAGTCGGTGATCGAATGGCGAAGCGCAGATGGTCCGCTGCAAATGGAATTCCCTGGTGGGGGTGGCACTTCTCATCTGCCGGTATTTGAATGGATTGCTGCTGAAAGCCAGTCACCGGTCTGCGTGATCTGTTTCACCGATCTGGAAACCCGGTTGCCCACCACAAATCCAGCTCTTCCAGTGCTGTGGGTATGCACCGAACAGCCTCGTCGGCTGCCACCGTTCGGCACCATGATCCTCATGGACAACCAATCCTAA
- a CDS encoding DUF6744 family protein, translating into MIENHLDIGGGVVFWMLTDDTRRERLQDGLARLGLEKFLPEARPDTSILRDALDEQLGGSRVLIRPLAHKDGFAVVREDRGEDQNEYRTELVARMVGGALDLQPWDDRAAAIQESMHAHARRIPAVQVSQMLVKMVEQLGGTRLRPSGAVYWIPGNRLDEWMKIVQAVEQASDRPAAVYLLRHQLDTEAVRAVRDAVINEIEADTSRISADVLSGDLGTRALETRQQQIESLREKVLLYEDILNIGLTQLHQAIDKADQVTVTASLMLSSRQSLAAHGMVG; encoded by the coding sequence ATGATTGAGAATCACCTCGATATCGGTGGTGGGGTTGTTTTCTGGATGCTGACCGATGACACCCGCCGCGAACGGTTACAGGATGGCTTAGCCAGATTAGGTCTGGAGAAGTTTTTGCCGGAAGCACGCCCCGATACCTCGATTCTGCGGGACGCCCTCGATGAACAACTGGGTGGCTCGCGGGTGCTGATCCGACCCCTGGCCCACAAAGATGGCTTCGCAGTGGTGCGTGAAGACCGTGGGGAAGACCAGAACGAGTACCGCACGGAACTGGTCGCCCGCATGGTCGGTGGTGCGTTGGATCTGCAACCATGGGATGATCGTGCAGCAGCCATTCAGGAATCGATGCATGCCCATGCCCGCCGGATCCCAGCAGTGCAGGTGTCGCAGATGCTGGTCAAAATGGTGGAACAACTGGGTGGCACCCGCCTGCGACCCAGTGGTGCGGTCTACTGGATCCCCGGCAATCGACTCGATGAATGGATGAAAATCGTTCAGGCGGTGGAGCAGGCCAGTGATCGACCCGCAGCAGTCTATCTGTTACGGCACCAGCTGGATACCGAAGCGGTGCGGGCGGTAAGGGATGCGGTTATCAACGAAATCGAAGCGGACACCAGCCGGATTTCTGCCGATGTGTTATCGGGTGATCTGGGAACCCGGGCATTGGAAACCCGCCAACAGCAGATCGAATCACTGCGGGAGAAAGTACTGCTGTATGAGGACATTCTGAATATCGGTCTGACGCAGTTACATCAGGCGATCGATAAAGCGGATCAGGTGACGGTGACTGCCAGCCTGATGCTCAGTTCCCGCCAGAGCCTGGCTGCCCACGGGATGGTGGGATGA
- a CDS encoding MoxR family ATPase: MRPTELVRTVSALLGTRRPLYLWGPPGIGKSTLIRQVAVAEQLTLVDIRATLLDPVDLRGLPRLDGGAVSWCPPSFLPQAGRGILFLDELAQAPPLVQSACLQLTLDRRLGEYELPSDWTIIAASNRNEDRAGTHRLISPLLNRFIHLDLEPSLEDWQAWAVTKGIVPEVRAFLNFRPNLLFGFDPSLQSRAFPTPRSWEFVSAAMSQVPRDLLHSVVIGCVGDGPAAEFTSFLRLFQQLPNIDDALQHPDTTPIPHDPATLYALVGALVERCRTDHSPLPQFVRYASRLPEEFGMVAIRDALSIQPSLAALPAVQDWIRNAREQGLFLRP, from the coding sequence ATGCGTCCAACGGAATTGGTACGTACGGTGTCGGCGTTACTTGGCACTCGTCGACCCCTCTATCTGTGGGGGCCACCCGGGATCGGGAAATCCACCCTGATCCGGCAGGTAGCGGTGGCAGAACAACTGACACTTGTCGATATCCGTGCCACCTTACTGGATCCGGTCGATCTGCGTGGCTTACCCCGCCTCGATGGTGGGGCGGTTTCCTGGTGCCCACCTTCTTTTCTGCCTCAGGCGGGACGAGGAATCCTGTTTCTGGATGAACTGGCTCAGGCACCACCCCTGGTGCAGTCGGCCTGTCTGCAGCTCACCCTCGATCGTCGGCTGGGAGAATACGAATTGCCTTCAGACTGGACAATTATTGCCGCCAGCAACCGAAATGAAGATCGGGCGGGCACCCACCGACTGATCAGCCCACTGCTCAATCGCTTTATTCATCTCGATCTGGAACCCAGCCTGGAAGACTGGCAGGCGTGGGCAGTCACCAAAGGCATCGTTCCGGAAGTGCGGGCGTTTCTCAATTTTCGTCCCAATCTGCTGTTTGGTTTTGATCCCAGCCTGCAAAGCCGAGCTTTTCCCACCCCCCGTTCGTGGGAGTTCGTTTCTGCAGCGATGTCTCAGGTACCCAGAGATTTACTCCACTCGGTGGTCATTGGCTGTGTGGGAGATGGCCCCGCAGCAGAGTTCACCTCCTTTCTGCGTTTATTTCAGCAGCTGCCCAACATCGATGATGCCTTGCAACACCCGGACACCACGCCAATCCCTCACGATCCTGCTACTCTCTATGCCCTGGTGGGAGCCCTCGTCGAACGCTGTCGAACCGACCACTCACCACTACCACAATTTGTCCGTTATGCCAGCCGACTTCCGGAGGAGTTTGGCATGGTCGCCATCCGCGATGCCCTGAGCATCCAACCCAGCCTGGCTGCCCTGCCTGCAGTACAGGACTGGATCCGCAATGCCCGCGAACAAGGGTTGTTTCTACGTCCATAA
- a CDS encoding bifunctional DNA primase/polymerase has translation MNILSSNHRKSSLLDAAIQYANMGYKVFPLVTGKKAPATTNGFKDATCNLDQIRAWWTKFPNANIGIATEDLVVIDLDGTDNVWLNQPWPKQTPIASTPRGGKHYYFHAAGNKWKSSAGQLDENVDVRSMGGYIVAPPSVVDGKKYTWDRPLCTVTELREAPQWLRGCLTYHHDKGENNLPAPDRNRPGDDFSARGSWEDTGLIDAGWKWHHQLDPDRGFLTRPGKDSGISATVGMLRNKYGLPLFFSFTPKGGLPANEAMSKFAVYAHLQHEGDFEKAAKDLAARGYGKAGRTAVRKPVMTSFADIESREIEYLWPERIPIGKLTLIAGRPKAGKSFLTCDIAARVSTGSTWPDGTPCQQGEVIFMTAEDDPEDTIRPRLENAGADLKKIHLLRGITCSDGTEEKELMIRLTDVEQIDQAIKDVPGCRLIIVDPIGSFLGGDVDAHRDNEVRSILAPIAKIARDNNVAIVLVCHVRKSAGNYADGQILGSVAFAGIARSIYHLDRSSEDHSLCRLLPGGTNVGRQMTGLGFRINGDPARIEWESEPIDLTADDALEAEAANMRPGPKPEALDTAKNWLKSQLEGESPVRSKTLFDAWINGEGGSKPTLQRAKEALGIVSRKNGNSWYWELPVDEE, from the coding sequence ATGAACATTTTATCATCGAATCATCGCAAGTCAAGCTTACTCGACGCTGCGATTCAGTATGCGAACATGGGGTACAAAGTCTTCCCGCTAGTAACGGGCAAAAAGGCGCCTGCCACCACAAATGGTTTTAAAGATGCCACGTGTAATCTGGATCAAATCCGAGCCTGGTGGACAAAGTTCCCTAATGCCAATATCGGAATTGCCACGGAAGATCTCGTTGTCATCGACTTGGATGGAACTGATAACGTATGGCTGAACCAACCATGGCCGAAACAAACTCCCATTGCATCAACACCACGTGGTGGAAAGCACTACTATTTTCATGCTGCCGGAAATAAGTGGAAATCATCTGCTGGTCAGCTTGATGAAAATGTGGATGTCCGCAGTATGGGAGGGTATATTGTTGCCCCGCCATCGGTCGTTGATGGCAAAAAGTACACATGGGATCGCCCTCTTTGCACCGTCACTGAACTGCGAGAAGCACCGCAATGGTTGAGGGGGTGCCTTACCTACCATCATGATAAAGGAGAAAACAATTTACCAGCACCTGATCGTAATCGTCCTGGCGATGATTTCAGTGCACGGGGCAGTTGGGAGGATACTGGGTTGATTGATGCCGGGTGGAAGTGGCATCATCAGTTAGATCCAGATAGGGGTTTTTTAACCAGACCAGGAAAAGACTCTGGAATTTCAGCTACTGTCGGAATGCTCCGCAACAAATATGGTCTACCGCTTTTCTTCAGTTTCACTCCCAAGGGTGGATTACCTGCAAATGAAGCGATGAGTAAATTTGCAGTTTACGCACACCTGCAGCACGAGGGTGATTTTGAAAAGGCTGCGAAAGATCTTGCTGCCAGGGGATATGGCAAAGCAGGGCGAACTGCCGTTCGAAAACCGGTGATGACAAGTTTTGCTGATATTGAATCCCGTGAGATCGAATATCTCTGGCCAGAACGTATTCCAATCGGAAAATTGACGTTGATCGCAGGTCGCCCGAAAGCGGGCAAATCGTTCCTGACATGTGATATTGCTGCAAGAGTTTCGACAGGAAGTACCTGGCCCGACGGTACTCCATGCCAGCAGGGTGAGGTAATTTTCATGACTGCCGAAGATGATCCTGAAGATACGATCAGGCCACGTCTGGAAAATGCCGGTGCAGATCTGAAAAAGATTCATCTTTTGCGTGGCATCACCTGTTCTGATGGAACGGAAGAAAAGGAATTGATGATTCGTCTCACTGACGTTGAACAAATTGATCAGGCTATCAAAGACGTGCCAGGTTGCAGACTGATAATCGTCGACCCGATAGGTAGTTTTCTGGGAGGAGATGTGGATGCACATCGGGACAACGAAGTGAGATCGATTCTGGCACCGATAGCCAAGATTGCCAGAGATAACAACGTCGCCATTGTGTTGGTCTGCCATGTGAGGAAATCTGCTGGAAACTATGCCGATGGTCAGATTCTGGGGTCAGTTGCATTTGCTGGTATCGCACGAAGTATCTATCACCTCGATCGTAGTTCAGAAGACCATAGTCTTTGCAGGTTGTTACCTGGTGGTACGAATGTTGGCCGGCAGATGACTGGGTTGGGGTTCCGAATTAATGGCGATCCAGCACGAATTGAGTGGGAATCAGAACCAATCGATTTGACAGCTGATGATGCGCTGGAGGCAGAAGCTGCGAATATGAGACCTGGACCAAAACCTGAGGCGCTGGATACAGCGAAGAACTGGTTGAAGTCACAATTGGAAGGAGAATCCCCTGTTCGAAGCAAGACTTTATTTGATGCATGGATCAATGGCGAAGGTGGTAGCAAACCAACGTTGCAGCGTGCGAAAGAAGCACTTGGTATTGTTTCACGCAAGAATGGTAACAGCTGGTATTGGGAGTTGCCAGTTGATGAAGAGTGA
- a CDS encoding RraA family protein — MSNFQVDYPTVGPEVLAALRKFDTPTICNVLELLDVQPRTAGYTDSRIQSCFPELPPMVGYASTATFRAGSPPRGGDVYAGLSKQVELIASSPGPVVVVFQDLDDPSVAATFGEVMCTTYQSFGAVGLITSGTGRDLDQVQALKFPCFTGGTICSHGYCQVVDLHIPVRAGGLTIYPGDLIHGDRNGIAVIPTHLAAAIAKACPLLADAENIVLNYLKSGPPTPEGFAHARMECAKQIAELANRLKVGAV, encoded by the coding sequence TTGAGCAATTTTCAGGTTGATTACCCCACGGTGGGGCCAGAAGTGCTGGCAGCTTTGCGAAAATTCGACACCCCCACCATTTGTAACGTGCTGGAACTATTGGATGTGCAGCCACGTACAGCGGGCTATACAGATTCTCGCATCCAGAGTTGTTTTCCAGAGCTGCCACCGATGGTCGGCTATGCCAGTACTGCCACTTTTCGGGCAGGCAGTCCCCCACGTGGGGGTGATGTGTACGCGGGACTATCAAAACAGGTGGAATTAATTGCCTCATCACCCGGGCCTGTGGTAGTCGTTTTTCAGGACCTGGATGACCCATCGGTGGCAGCCACGTTTGGTGAGGTAATGTGCACCACCTACCAGTCTTTTGGAGCAGTTGGCCTGATTACCAGCGGCACCGGACGCGATTTGGATCAGGTGCAGGCGTTGAAATTTCCCTGTTTTACCGGCGGTACGATATGTTCCCACGGTTACTGTCAGGTTGTGGACCTGCACATTCCGGTGCGGGCAGGCGGCCTGACCATTTATCCGGGAGATTTAATCCACGGCGATCGCAACGGAATTGCAGTGATCCCCACCCACCTGGCAGCGGCAATTGCAAAAGCCTGCCCGTTACTGGCAGATGCAGAAAATATTGTGCTGAATTACTTGAAATCCGGCCCACCCACACCGGAGGGGTTTGCCCACGCCAGAATGGAATGTGCAAAACAAATTGCAGAATTGGCGAACCGCCTCAAGGTCGGGGCGGTCTAA
- a CDS encoding DUF6602 domain-containing protein, with the protein MTVINNSMKLIQQELNTKLAYIRECHRHSGIKGEKVEDLVRDFLMSNLPTDYIVREGEIIDSQGKRSKQIDTIITNNLHPRFENKSLNLLEGVAVCGEVKTQLTTAELERVFTNCKSAKDLKLSSSYSPVFGPFLSSDDKTGDLANSNIATGVPYFLVAFETSISITTLQQEIAEWNTNNPKQNLDAVFILDPQIVIINNSISSHTREEHNQIAKLHVNKALNSNDPCVLTYLASWVSTVGLEKRNVRYGILTYYFS; encoded by the coding sequence ATGACGGTTATTAATAATTCGATGAAGCTTATTCAGCAAGAGTTGAATACAAAGCTTGCATATATTCGCGAGTGTCATAGACACTCAGGAATAAAAGGCGAAAAGGTAGAAGATTTAGTAAGGGACTTTCTTATGAGCAACTTGCCAACCGACTACATTGTTCGTGAGGGAGAAATCATTGACAGCCAAGGAAAACGGAGTAAACAAATTGATACAATTATTACCAATAATTTGCACCCAAGATTCGAAAACAAATCATTAAATTTACTCGAAGGGGTTGCAGTATGTGGAGAGGTGAAAACGCAGTTGACAACCGCTGAACTAGAACGAGTTTTTACAAATTGTAAATCGGCTAAAGATCTGAAACTCTCATCTAGCTACTCACCCGTTTTTGGGCCATTTTTAAGCAGTGATGACAAAACAGGAGATTTGGCCAACAGCAATATAGCTACTGGTGTACCATATTTTCTGGTAGCTTTTGAAACAAGTATTTCAATCACTACATTACAACAAGAAATTGCTGAATGGAATACCAATAATCCTAAACAAAACTTAGATGCTGTATTTATTTTAGATCCACAAATAGTAATTATAAACAATTCAATATCCAGCCATACTCGTGAGGAGCACAATCAGATTGCCAAATTACATGTTAATAAAGCACTAAACTCAAACGACCCTTGTGTGCTAACTTATTTAGCATCGTGGGTGTCTACGGTTGGGTTAGAAAAAAGAAATGTTCGCTATGGAATATTGACTTATTACTTCAGTTAA